The Ptychodera flava strain L36383 chromosome 3, AS_Pfla_20210202, whole genome shotgun sequence region acaatatgaagTAATTTATAGCTTTCCACAACTCATTTGTGAGGTTACGACGCTGATCGTTTTTTATACCTAATAGAATATCAAAGGGAGAGAAGCATATAACAATATTACATCTTGCCTGTAAGCGTACCTCAACTTCTTTCCATAACTTTAAAATAACATCacattcaaagaaaaaatgcacaaggcTTTCTTCAAAGTATCCACAGAAAGTACATTTTTCAGAATTTGTCTTCCCTCTTATCTTCAGAAATTTGTTTGTAGTAGTAATTCTACTAATAATTCTGAACTGAAAGTTACGCAAAGTACAATACTTGTTATGATAAAGAGAAGAGCAAAATATACTTGAGAATCAAAGTTACCGAACAGACGTTCCCATTTCTGTATCACCTCATTGGTTTAAGGTTATTactcaaaaaaaattaagtaaaataaTATAACCTTTTTTACACGATCCCTTCTCATAAAATACGTTTCGGGAATCATCATTATGAACTCGATCAGATTGACGAATCGTTTTGAGCCAGGATTTAGGAATAGAATTTATCAAGCCCATATATTTAAGCCGGTCAGGTGTAAAATTATATCGATTACAGAACTCTctaaaagacaaaagaaaaccaTTGTCGTCAACTAGATCGGCAAGATATGTGACCCCTCTATCATACCACTTGCAGTAAAATACAGTACCATTATTGACAGACACTTCTGGGTTAAACCATATACACCTAGACAAAAGGTTATCATTTGACCAGCATGGTACAGTTTTGGACCAACTAACTAATACTGCATACTAAAATTTATGACGTAAAAAAGTTTGTTAGCATGTTCAATCACTTGATCTGGGGTAAAAAATGAGATGCAAGAAGACTGGATACCTGGccatattttgaacatttccgACCACTGAGAATTTTGATTCGACATTAATCTATGAATCCAAGAcgcctgcactgctgcaggaaAGATGGCAGGTGTGTCATACGCAAACCACCATCTTTATAATCACAACATAATCTCAATCTATTAACCTTATCTGGCttggaattcaaaataaaattgtaaaatacattCATTAGTGCGGTTATTTTTTTCCCGATATACAGggtaagattgaaaaaaaatgtgaatgaacTTAGACAAAGCAAGTGTCTTAAAAATTGTAATCTTCCCACATAAAGTCAAAGGACGCCACGACCATTTATCTAGGAGGTAGCTACAGACTCcactttttgtacaaaattgagCTCTTCTAACCTATGAAGATCAACATTTAAAGTAATCACTAGTGCTGAGAACGCCTCATCAGCCCACAATAGATTTCGGCATGGTAACAAAATATCTCTTGAATGACGTTTCGCACCAAACCAAATTAGCTTTGTTTTATCGTAATTGATACGTAACCCTGACAACCTTGCGAATGAACACAGGGTGTCTAAAAGATGTTTTAAAGAATTTTCGGAACCACCTAGAAAAGCAAAAGTATCGTCAGCGTATTGCCCAAGTAAAAGTACTTTTTCTCTAAGAGTTATCCCCCTTATATTTTTATTCCTTCTTAATTTATGGGCAAGTATTTCAACCTAAGTAATAAAAAGAGAGGGTGACAGAGGATCTCCTTGTCTGACACCTCTCTCAAGAGAGAAGAACTCTGAAAAATTACCATTATTTATTACACAGCTtgtaatatttgtataaaacactttaacCCATTTACCGAAAGATGTCCCAAAATTAAACCTATGAAGAATATTATCTATGAATTCCCAGGAGAGTGTATCAAAGGCCTTTTCGAAgtctaacagtacaaataagCCGGGCACGTGTCAATCTTCGAGGTCAACAAAACGTCGTAAAGGAGACGAGTATTTTTACCTATATATAGGCTTGAGAAAACCTTTTGTTCGGAATGGATAATGTTCGGTAAAACAGTTTTCATACGATTTGCTATAACACCTGATGCTATTTTATAATCTATGTTGAGTAGCGTGATAGGCcgccaatttttcatgtaaaaccTATTCTTATCAGGTTTGGGGATACACGTAATAATGCCTCGCTTCTGAGAAATGGACATTTCACCCGAGAAATAGGCAGAATTTATGGCACGGACTACATACTGGCCAATATCAGCCCAGAAAAACTTATAAAATTCAGCCGAAAACCCATCTGTTCCTGGTGATTTGTTATTTGCCATCGAATTAAGCACTACTTCACATTCTTGCATGGTCAAAGTCCCTTCTAAACTATCCCTCTCCCCGTCACTTAATTTTGGAAGGGAATTCTCATGGAGCATGAAATTGTTTAAACTATTTAAATTACAATCTACGTTTTCAGATGCCGCATACAGATTCCTATAAAAGTCAGCTTGCGCACGGAGAATATCTTTATCTTCTGTTATTGACGAACCATCCCTTAGGTAAAGCTTACCAATAGTCTTATTTGTGTAATTCCTTTTCTCCATCGAGCAAAAATACTTAGTTGGTTTTTCACCTTCTGTTGACCATCTCGCCCGAGCGCGCACTTTGCTCCCTTCAACTTTCCTTTGTCGAAGCTGTGTTAACTGCTCTTTTTTCGTATGAAGATCGTTAAAAAGATTTATTGAGGGAGAAGTATTTACACGAATCTCCAACAAATTTATCTCTTACTCAAGCTTTCTTTCGGCGCTATCATACTCCGCTTTTTTACTAGTAGCATATGAGATAGTAACTccttgtattttcattttcaaaacatctAATAACAACTGATCTGAGATACTAAAGGTCGGCTCGCCTTGTGAATTTGCGTTTATCCTGTATCCATTCATTGTTTCGCGAATCGTTTTCCTGACTAGGTCTGCGTAATCTGTATCATGCAACAGTGATGTATTAAATTTCCAAAAACCTTTACCACGCGTGTTCTGATTCAAACACAGGACAACCTTATTTTGAATGATCACTGCGATAACCAGCATGAATGTCAGCGGCTTTAGTCATATTAACGAAATTTGGCGTAATGAGAAAATAATCAAGTCTGCTCTGAACTATTGTTGGGTTCTGCCTACGCCACGTGAATTGACGCGAAGACTCGTTCACCATCCGCCAAATATCTATCAAATTGTAATCTTCGCACCAAGAATCGATTTGCTGACGCGCCTCCGCGTGAATATCCGTTGTGCGGCCATCTGTATCTTTGTCAAAATCCCTCACGACATTCCAGTCCCCTACAACGATAATCGACTCATTACCAATCACATTAACCTTTTCTTTCAAATCAATAAAGAAATGCGGGTCACATTCATAACGGCCATATAAACAAACAGAGTGAAGGGAATTTTTTCTACGGTCAAATCTAAAAGGACATACCGACCGTTTTGACCACCCTGCTCAGAATGTAACTTGAACTCcaaatatttttggaaaagCACAGTTACTCCTTTGCGATTGCTATCGCTTGCAGTAGAAAAAAACAGGTGCGCCCCACTCTAATCGCCAACTAGTGAGGTCATTTGCAGAACAATGGGTTTCTTGCAGACAATAAATGCAAGCATCTGTTTTGCGCAACCAGTTCATAACGTCCCTTCTTCTGTACGGGTCACGCAGACCTCGCACATTCAtagaaattattttgaaattctgacTCATTTAATGTTACGGCAGGTGAAACACAGACGTACTTAGAGTAATTTCTATGATCTTGAAAATACATCAAGAAGAACAAAAAATTATAAGCTACTGGTGCGAGTATCATAACTAAAAAAGCCAATGACAAcagcaaaaagaaaaaaaaaaacacaacgaAAGAACACAGCCGGAAAAGAAAAAGCAACCACGAAAAAAGGTGGGAAAGAAAACTTGAAAACGCAAAAAAAGGAGGCGGGCGCAAAAGAAGCCACAGcagttcaaaaaagaaaaaaacaggcCTGTGGACAAGGAAACAACACGAGAGAAACACTTAGGccgaagaaaagaaaaaaaggaacacaaaaagaaaaagagaaCCAAAATGGCGCAAGCTAAAATCACAACTGTAGGTCACTGTAGCCTGAATAAGCAGATTAATACAAAGCCCAAAACTCGGCTAGTAACTCCTTTTTTACACATTCAGTTCAAAAAATTTGACAGTTCTACCGTCCTTTGACTTCTTCACAAAAGTTGTTCCAAATTTGGTCCACACACTGTACCACTTCTGCTGTTTTCCCAGCTTTCTAGCTCTGTGGAAAATCCCAGCATTTTCTTTCGTCAAgttttcattcatatatatTCGTTGCGATTGTGGGGAAATTCCAATCTCTTCGTTCTTAACCCGACGTAATTTAGCTCTTGCGACGTACAACTTGTTTGCAAGGTGACTGGATTTGAACTTAACCAGATGTATCGGCAGACCTTGACTTGAGCGAGGTATAGGATGACAGTTGTCGATATCATTTACCGACACGTTGACGCCAATGGACTgggctattttacaaatttcgaCACTAacgttttcaaaaatttcattttccatgTGTAGCCCATGAATCTCCACCGTATATCGTCGATGATATTGATCTGAGTCTTTCATTCTATCTTTCAACTGTCGAATTTCCTCTTTGCTAGTGCTCACCTCATTTTCAAGAGCCTGAATTTTCGTATCATGTCCTGTGACCGTATCGTCGAGGTGCGAGAGACTCTTCTTCAAATCTTGTATTTCTGTCTTAACTTCAGCACTTATTGTGTCCATTTTCTCcattaattttgtaaatacTTCCTGAAGAGACAGGCTCGAAGTCGTCGTATCTTTGGCTTGTTCGTTAAAATTGGTATCCGAATCCTGTGGACTTGCCTCGTGTTCCATTGATAAAGTCTCACCTGCTGCGGCCATCTTTCCACGTTTTGCTGTCACAACACCATTGCTGCTCGTGCCACTCACACTTTTCGAAGATTTTCTTCTTCTCTTTCGGCGTTTATGCATCAGAAGTAATACAGCATGCAGACCACAAAGTAATATTTATCACCAGACTACTTTTGACGTTATATCTCGACATTAGCCTTGGTTTCGCTAGCAAAAAGCGGAGCCTTAAAAAAGCGTGGCTCACGCTATGAAAAAAAGTTACAATAAGGGTAAATAAGACATGTTAATGAGAACCTTTTCTCTTTAATTGGTGGATAGCTCTCCAGATGGACGAAATTAGGCTTTTTTAAGCCTATATCGCTTTTTTGACCTATATGTGACCTGTACTATTTGTTGGTGTGAACGTATGTTTGTTTGCCCAAGGTGGAGATGGGGCAGAGGAGTTTGATCAAGAACCCATTTGCTAGATGAATGTGTATCGTGTATTGCGAGCTGGAATCTGTTAGATAATTGTCTAATTTAGTATTCATAATATTCGATAGTACTAGTAATGCCCTTATGTCTTTCTATTGAAGCGGGCTAGCTTTTTATCACCACTCTTATACTCAGACGGATTGTGTTGAccgggtcaaagttcaaaataacattttggttATAGCTTTCAACTCCCTCGTCGAACAAAGGTTACAAGATTATTTTATGGATTTGTCGTCGATTGTAGATATtagttttttctgtatttggcaCAAGAGTACGACAAGAGTAGGCAAGGCTTTTAAATTTTCTATGTTATTCAAATGCAGTATTTTGATACATTGTGctggtaaataaaataaaactaccAAAGGTAAGCCATCGTCCAAGCACTGTCAAAGTGTCCTATCGGCAATCCGAGGTTGAATGCAATCAGGACAGACGTTTACCTGAATTTACTGTATAAAGTTCTTTAACGATCTGTTGATATTTGATTGTGTGACAACAAAGTTGTTATTGAAGATGAATTGGAGAGGGGATAAAACGAGTGACCCAGAGCAGCGAATTTTATTAAATTGTGTCGTGGGCGTTTAAACACTACTTTTAATGCAATCGAACAGTTACTGGTTAATCTTTTCTGGCGGAGTATTGTAGAGACATGATCGAGAATTTAAATTCACTGAGTGACCCATTTCGGCACAGAGCTGATATACCAAGTGAATCAAACATTTCACTGTGTTGCAGATGGGATTGACGGATTGTCGCCTTTCATATCATAGCTCACTGTCTGGCATGCACAAATTCCCTCGGTCTGTAATCTCCACGCTTGATCTGTAGATTACTCTGTTGCTGAAGTTTGTAATATTTCCGGTTATTGTTGGACTCCCTTTCCGTATTGCCATGGTGTCACACCATTTCCATCTCCCAGTATCTTCTGAAAGGTTAAAGACAACAATAGTGTCCTTTCTCCCAAGGTCCAGACTAAGAGACTTTTATGACTTAATTGGCGAAATCGTATTGCAGGTACCGAGAACTAAACATGCAAGGGAGGGCATCCAACCAGTCAATTTCGAGAACTCGTGAGCAGCGACGGTTTATAATATTTATGAGTATTATTATCGAAACTAGAAGTTGCACATGCCAGTGATAAAGAGTTTCAACTGCCCAAGCTGCGATTCGGAAATTATTCGGTTGGCGATTTTCGGAACGTGGATTCACGTCTAGCCCTAACTTTGTTACTCTCCGTGTGCCGTAGTATTACGGTGCTGAACGTGTATGGTCCgaatttttcaacaatgacaCCAAGTCACAAAACAAAGTGGTTTGTATTAAAATAAGTCTTTCTACGTTCACATGGGGCGGTGCAACTTCGAGCGTGCACTAACAAACGCGCAAACATTCATGATGGATCCAAccttatatttatcaaaacacttACGATAAACCCGGGGAAAGTcaaatagtccgtgggctggaggggcccaccgtgcaccccccacatccctactacatgggtatttttttattctttaggaccagctgaacaagaaaaaagatgttaacattggatatttgggatgcactaccaatctgggctggtttttgatttgcatgtaccgcaaaaaatggtaggggtagggggtactatatcctcccctacattaaataaactagcatgaaatagcacaaaccatacatttttggaaagctcagattctATTCTTTATGAAAAATACCAGTTTTAGCGAAATTAATttctgtacatagaataggacgactttaaaatgattttttttgacaattttgaaattttttacccaaaatactatgtaacaattgtgatttactttttattaagcaaaattttgacagctttttgtgtttgaattatttattcccatatattaaacaagaaaaaaagtgttaacattagatatttaactatacactacttgtctggagtcaattttgaattgcgtgtatctgtatggagtgtgcaaaagctagggtaGAGGTACAACATTCATTCCTTGATGAaataaactggcttgaaatgccatataccttatagttttagaaagcttagatactggtctttcccAAATgtataaggttttagtaaaaaaatatgacgtcatagaattggataactttaaatcgactttttctggtaattcagtatttttaaccggaagaaaatacgataactattgtttcctccttatgaagcaaatcaaacagatttatggatgttatttactaattgcaatgtgctgaagaagaaaataaatgtcaaaattgggtatttaccgtgcattattgtctctagtcactaaaataggccgaggctagagggggcatctacatgcccccccccccccgccagccccacaggataacaaacctgtaataaattgtctttccaatggcagcccataagctCGGCaatggtaaaaagtaagctcaacAGAAGACtaacaagacgacacatttaacaaaaacatatgcgagtaggtaatactctgacttcacggtacccttcaaaacatgcaagtaacagtcattcaataccgatattttgtctgttaaaagtctaactcatatttgtgacatgtctctgtaccaaataaatatattttatacaaagaattgcgttttgtaatgtgtctaggaaatAATTtttagaatttgagattagttttgatggtaatttgcgacataaaacgttggagtatggggtaagttttgatcttatttcattaaaactatagaagatattgcatattgaaacataccattttaaagaagagtaaattaactttctaatggtaccccatttGCCTCATTATGTtcaaataagctcagcagaagacttacaagaagacagtattaacaaaaatgaatgcgagtcagtaatactgtgatttttcggtacccttcaaaatatgactgttacagctacaggatcccaatattttttctgttaaaagtttattccaagtttctaacatgtacctgtagcaaataacacaaagttcttacacagtattgccttttgtattatgtataggtaaataattggtggaatttagagtggttttgacagtaatttgataaataaaactttggggtatggggtaaattatggccctatttcatgaaaactatagatgATATTGcatggtgataattgaatgctcCAAGTCCAACTAATCTGTAACATATAGTGTTTACTCCTGATAAACCAACGTTTAGATGAGAATTCAAAACCTCCAGCCCAGTGTATTCAAATAGCTGTGTCATTAGTAAACCTCCGCCATACCAGAAAACCCGCCCCGCTGGAGGCGACCTGAGACGATTTTGGGACAACACACAGCCCCCTAAGTCAACATTTGTAAGTCCTATTTTGACATGCCGCGCTGCTCCCTGTTGTGATATAGCAAGTCAAATGTCTGAACATATCGGAATACCGTTCACAGCAAAATTGTCGAAGAACTTGATATTGCTACATAAACAGCTAAACGTTTCCTATGGTGGTATTTAGAGTTCATGTTGTACTTGTCTGCAACATTAAAATTCTCTTTTTTTGACATTGACCACATTGTGAGAGTCTTAAACATTATTTTGGGTTGTGATGTTTATGTCAGCCACTTTTGTTGAAACCTCACCTGCTTCTTCTGGGCCAAACCTTTGAAATTTACATAGACCCGCATCTGTACCCAAATTCGCATCTATATCTATGCTAACTGGTACTCTTTGTCGCTTGCAATTCCAAGTGAACCAAAGAAAATAAGACCTCAGCACGATCTACTGCTAGACAAGAGTTCTTCTACGAGCGCTAGGTGTGAAATTTAAACCTACTCGTCGCGCAAAACAACCACTTCTATGCGATAACCACACCACAGACTGACTAGATTAGGATAGTATGCCATTTAGAAGAAGTTGACATTCACAACATGAATGGAGGATGCCGTGTAATACAATATTAGTGCAAAGGGATAAATGCTTTTCCTGCATGATTTTAATAAATGTTGTTCTATGAAATCGAAAAGAGCGATTTTCCGCTCATCGGCATAAGGGGCCACGGCCTTTCCGGTTTTTCTGGTAAACAGTAATCCTCTATCGCGAGCTCACGGTCCTGTATCTTCCCGTTTAAGTCTGTACACAGTATGGTCAGTAGAACATGTTCACTGCACGTCCTCTTTGTTTTTGAAGAACCGTTCCGGATGTACGTTTGTTTTAAGAAAGTTTTACTCTAAACAACAGCGTGTGAGATTAAAAGTTATAATCAGGCACATCGTATCCAAGTATTGGCAGTCACAAGTGTATATTTTAACTACCTTCATTTTGGTTACAACTCGCGTTTCTGTTCGAAAACGTTCCATTTCGTAAACAAAGTCAGCGCGAGATCAGAAAATAACGTGAAGGAAAGTCTTTTTGTAGTGGCGACAGTGAAGCCCGCAACATCGGTTAAAATTTCTATTGAAATCAAGTGTTAACTAAGTGCGTTACTTGATGATCTCTGCGTTGTTAAAAGATGAGCAGGATATCTGAAAGATTATGATTAAATTGAATGCAATGCTGCATGAGCCAACTTGCCGTCATCTTTCACCCAGCTTCAAGCTTAACTCGGTGATTTTGTCATAAAATGGTCCAAACTTTACTAAAggcataatatttctttccattTGACCTTTGTCTGATAGTCGAGTTTATTTTGAACAATACATCATACCGCCGTACACTTTACATGTCGACTTCTGCCTTATTATTTGTTGGTATAGAAACGCTGATTGATCATGTTATGTTTATATCAATCCGCGAAGGGATGCAGTCGTCGCTTTTTAtggaaaattgtggaaaaagaTGAAGTTTTAATATTGCTCGCATTTTTAACACCAAACCCTGCATGCTATCATTTAAACTACATATTTGTCAGCCAATAAGGTTCATAATAGAATCTTTACGGCCCTAATACGGGTTATGCAGACCTCGGTGGTACAGGCCCTCCGATTATATCGTAAAGCGCATTGTGCCATGTGGCCTACCCTAGAAAAACCTACCTGCCCGAgacaattttttgcattttcaaaaaattttcgaataaatTCCGTAAATTTCATTTTAGTCGGCTAAAAATATGGTTTGACCCccaaaaattgctacaaaaggtttctcaacggttttttatagagtcaaatgtgcttaataacatagtaaaagtctaccaaaatctgaccaccggaaacgtgtcattttcaagatggcgtccaagatggccgcaatatacttaaaatggccataactacttaaatattaaacctagactagtgatgtctgtgtctaccaccatgttttagtggtttaggaatccacgtaccatatctagattataggcaagtgatCATAAGTCcaataatatgcatatttatacatgtattaaaaataatcactgtcacattttTCGTCCggaacatgttgctcatgtggattttcacaatttccgaggttaggtagtaaagggaaagcaactccacacatcgttcatattttggttgtttgcgttttgtgtatgaaattgtgtataatagtcgcgccagcggcttactgactacgcatgcgcttattcataatatactatgcgagtaaccggaagtgtacccttctttctcatgatgggcgccgccatgttttttttttttgagtactcgtaaataaacaaatacgaaacaaattattatgatataacatcccttttataaaatatacctcttttattagccagtaaatgttattatacaccttgtcgctgatacaaagtatcgttgatatagataaacggagaaaactgtcgtgcatatgaacgggggcatacgcaaagaatgctgggattgaattaagaagagcgccccctgtgtcaataattagattcaaaaattgcaagtttttagacggaacgctatagttttcagcttgcaagtggaaggtgggcagtgcggttaccattgcaatgataattattgcataatacgtcccttgtttaacgccataggctgttatcattgtaaaaattgccaatttttgtccaaaatttttacacgctacagaaaatctatacctgccctgctgcagggtttgacgtcgtgtaagcaggtaagtacgtgaactgctttcatcagagggaaactggcaTAGTTTGttatataaacgtttatgaagtaacaattacagtttatcattttatcatgaatcaatacaaataacattgccaatcttaacccctggcgcgacaccaagggctgagcactatataatattataagtgtatatcatgtttggctgttttatataaaatgttgcttagccatggtgaGACTTACCcataatctacgt contains the following coding sequences:
- the LOC139127364 gene encoding uncharacterized protein encodes the protein MAAAGETLSMEHEASPQDSDTNFNEQAKDTTTSSLSLQEVFTKLMEKMDTISAEVKTEIQDLKKSLSHLDDTVTGHDTKIQALENEVSTSKEEIRQLKDRMKDSDQYHRRYTVEIHGLHMENEIFENVSVEICKIAQSIGVNVSVNDIDNCHPIPRSSQGLPIHLVKFKSSHLANKLYVARAKLRRVKNEEIGISPQSQRIYMNENLTKENAGIFHRARKLGKQQKWYSVWTKFGTTFVKKSKDGRTVKFFELNV